In Sebastes fasciatus isolate fSebFas1 chromosome 24, fSebFas1.pri, whole genome shotgun sequence, the following are encoded in one genomic region:
- the LOC141762825 gene encoding vascular endothelial growth factor C-like isoform X1: MWIPALLLWILNISSLCSGQDYTDYYQTGDMGTEAPVLSDDQPSLETVTSVDQLLQLLYPEYTLLQHCLMKKKSWQASSSPSFPTSSASPLVHSDDEDLWGQPREEALFKVDGTLAVILEEIQRTSCQPREVCVEVAKEYPESTSQFYLPRCVALHRCGGCCTNEAFYCTNTSHTYVNKTLMELSPPRMDRSVVMVTFVNHTSCECLSKRPLHSIIRRAATDHLCSPPELPCASGSIWDPVNCVCVSTDAINYSERETEALDSGLLALCGPNRVLHESTCECVCRNGLTEDSCDPGWKLDHNTCNCQCEGQGEGKLCPTGQRWDEELCGCVCAAECPGNQPLNPDTCLCQCRESPQSCLRQGKRFNPNSCSCYKLPCRKPRRVCQAGFYYSHQVCQCIPNYMRPEWN; the protein is encoded by the exons ATGTGGATACCAGCTTTGCTCCTATGGATTCTTAATATCAGCAGTTTGTGCTCGGGACAAGACTATACGGACTATTACCAAACTGGAGACATGGGCACCGAG GCTCCAGTACTGTCAGATGACCAGCCCAGTTTGGAGACAGTGACGAGTGTGGATCAGCTATTACAGCTTCTATACCCCGAATACACTTTGCTTCAGCACTGCCTAATGAAGAAGAAATCATGGCAGgcctcctcttccccctctttTCCCACCTCCTCGGCGAGCCCTTTAGTCCACTCTGACGATGAGGACCTGTGGGGTCAGCCAAGGGAGGAGGCTCTTTTCAAAGTGGACGGGACTTTGGCAG TCATCTTAGAGGAGATCCAGCGGACCTCATGCCAGCCCAGAGAGGTGTGCGTCGAGGTGGCCAAAGAATACCCCGAATCCACCAGTCAGTTCTACCTCCCTCGCTGCGTGGCGCTGCATCGGTGCGGCGGGTGCTGCACCAACGAGGCCTTCTACTGCACCAACACGAGTCACACATATGTCAACAAGACG TTGATGGAACTCTCCCCGCCCAGGATGGATCGCTCCGTCGTTATGGTAACCTTCGTCAACCACACTTCGTGCGAATGCCTCTCCAAGCGGCCGCTCCACTCCATCATAAGACGAGCCGCAACAGATCACCT gtgttccCCACCCGAACTTCCCTGTGCCTCCGGGTCAATATGGGATCCAGTGAACTGTGTGTGCGTCTCTACAGATGCCATAAACTACTCGGAGAGGGAGACGG AGGCGCTGGACTCAGGTCTGCTGGCTCTCTGCGGGCCCAACAGGGTTCTGCACGAGTCCACCTGCGAGTGTGTTTGTCGAAATGGTCTCACCGAGGACAGCTGCGATCCAGGCTGGAAACTGGACCACAACACCT GTAATTGCCAGTGTGAAGGTCAAGGCGAGGGGAAGTTGTGCCCTACCGGCCAGCGGTGGGACGAGGAGCTGTGCGGCTGCGTGTGCGCCGCAGAGTGTCCCGGGAACCAGCCCCTGAACCCCGACACCTGCCTGTGTCAGTGCAGGGAGAGTCCTCAGTCGTGTCTGCGGCAGGGCAAAAGGTTTAACCCCAACTCCTGCAG TTGCTACAAGTTGCCATGCAGAAAGCCCCGACGCGTGTGCCAGGCCGGTTTTTACTACAGCCACCAAGTCTGCCAGTGCATCCCCAACTACATGAGGCCTGAGTGGAATTAA
- the LOC141762825 gene encoding vascular endothelial growth factor C-like isoform X2, with the protein MWIPALLLWILNISSLCSGQDYTDYYQTGDMGTEAPVLSDDQPSLETVTSVDQLLQLLYPEYTLLQHCLMKKKSWQASSSPSFPTSSASPLVHSDDEDLWVILEEIQRTSCQPREVCVEVAKEYPESTSQFYLPRCVALHRCGGCCTNEAFYCTNTSHTYVNKTLMELSPPRMDRSVVMVTFVNHTSCECLSKRPLHSIIRRAATDHLCSPPELPCASGSIWDPVNCVCVSTDAINYSERETEALDSGLLALCGPNRVLHESTCECVCRNGLTEDSCDPGWKLDHNTCNCQCEGQGEGKLCPTGQRWDEELCGCVCAAECPGNQPLNPDTCLCQCRESPQSCLRQGKRFNPNSCSCYKLPCRKPRRVCQAGFYYSHQVCQCIPNYMRPEWN; encoded by the exons ATGTGGATACCAGCTTTGCTCCTATGGATTCTTAATATCAGCAGTTTGTGCTCGGGACAAGACTATACGGACTATTACCAAACTGGAGACATGGGCACCGAG GCTCCAGTACTGTCAGATGACCAGCCCAGTTTGGAGACAGTGACGAGTGTGGATCAGCTATTACAGCTTCTATACCCCGAATACACTTTGCTTCAGCACTGCCTAATGAAGAAGAAATCATGGCAGgcctcctcttccccctctttTCCCACCTCCTCGGCGAGCCCTTTAGTCCACTCTGACGATGAGGACCTGTGGG TCATCTTAGAGGAGATCCAGCGGACCTCATGCCAGCCCAGAGAGGTGTGCGTCGAGGTGGCCAAAGAATACCCCGAATCCACCAGTCAGTTCTACCTCCCTCGCTGCGTGGCGCTGCATCGGTGCGGCGGGTGCTGCACCAACGAGGCCTTCTACTGCACCAACACGAGTCACACATATGTCAACAAGACG TTGATGGAACTCTCCCCGCCCAGGATGGATCGCTCCGTCGTTATGGTAACCTTCGTCAACCACACTTCGTGCGAATGCCTCTCCAAGCGGCCGCTCCACTCCATCATAAGACGAGCCGCAACAGATCACCT gtgttccCCACCCGAACTTCCCTGTGCCTCCGGGTCAATATGGGATCCAGTGAACTGTGTGTGCGTCTCTACAGATGCCATAAACTACTCGGAGAGGGAGACGG AGGCGCTGGACTCAGGTCTGCTGGCTCTCTGCGGGCCCAACAGGGTTCTGCACGAGTCCACCTGCGAGTGTGTTTGTCGAAATGGTCTCACCGAGGACAGCTGCGATCCAGGCTGGAAACTGGACCACAACACCT GTAATTGCCAGTGTGAAGGTCAAGGCGAGGGGAAGTTGTGCCCTACCGGCCAGCGGTGGGACGAGGAGCTGTGCGGCTGCGTGTGCGCCGCAGAGTGTCCCGGGAACCAGCCCCTGAACCCCGACACCTGCCTGTGTCAGTGCAGGGAGAGTCCTCAGTCGTGTCTGCGGCAGGGCAAAAGGTTTAACCCCAACTCCTGCAG TTGCTACAAGTTGCCATGCAGAAAGCCCCGACGCGTGTGCCAGGCCGGTTTTTACTACAGCCACCAAGTCTGCCAGTGCATCCCCAACTACATGAGGCCTGAGTGGAATTAA